The following coding sequences are from one Streptomyces sp. NBC_01232 window:
- a CDS encoding DNA polymerase IV gives MRAAPTILHLDMDAFYASVEQASKPSLRGKAVIVGGLGPRGVVATASYEARRFGVHSAMPMGQARRLCPNGAYLIPRFSLYRQVSDVVMAMLRELSPLVEPLSLDEAFVDLEAGGVAFDSQSARETGERLRADIRAATSLSGSVGLAGSKMLAKVASEEAKPAGLLLIEPGTERELLAPMSVRTLPGVGPATGEHLRRAGITTVGELAEAGEDELVRMVGRSAGAGLYRMALGLDDRPVVAERDAKSVSVEDTFDVDLHDRVRIRGEVQRLADRCVQRLRGSGHSGRTIVLKVRRYDFSTLTRSETLRGPTDDPGVVREAAARLLEGVDTTGGVRLLGVGVTGLADYTQEDLFAQSLAAEPDGDAVTAEGETEGVPEAPGAPEAPQPPGEPEPSPERRWTAGSDVRHAVYGPGWVQGSGVGRVTVRFERPGSEPGRVRTFRLDDPELEPSDPLPLVGAGDRSGPPEGTP, from the coding sequence GTGAGAGCCGCGCCGACCATCCTGCATCTGGACATGGACGCCTTCTACGCCTCCGTGGAGCAGGCGTCGAAGCCGAGCCTGCGCGGGAAAGCCGTCATCGTCGGCGGGCTCGGACCGCGCGGGGTCGTCGCCACCGCCTCGTACGAGGCCCGGCGGTTCGGGGTGCACTCCGCGATGCCGATGGGGCAGGCGAGACGGCTCTGCCCGAACGGCGCGTACCTCATCCCCCGCTTCAGCCTCTACCGGCAGGTCAGCGACGTGGTGATGGCCATGCTGCGGGAGCTCTCGCCGCTGGTGGAGCCGCTGAGCCTGGACGAGGCCTTCGTGGACCTGGAGGCGGGTGGGGTCGCCTTCGACTCGCAGAGCGCACGGGAGACGGGGGAGCGGCTGCGGGCCGACATCCGGGCCGCCACGAGCCTCAGCGGGTCGGTGGGGCTGGCGGGGTCGAAGATGCTGGCCAAGGTGGCGTCCGAGGAGGCCAAGCCGGCCGGGCTGCTGCTGATCGAGCCGGGGACGGAGCGCGAGCTGCTCGCCCCGATGTCGGTACGGACCCTGCCCGGGGTGGGACCGGCCACGGGCGAGCACCTGCGCCGGGCCGGGATCACCACGGTGGGGGAGCTGGCGGAGGCCGGGGAGGACGAGCTGGTCCGCATGGTCGGCCGCTCGGCGGGGGCCGGGCTGTACCGGATGGCCCTCGGGCTGGACGACCGGCCGGTGGTCGCGGAGCGGGATGCGAAGTCCGTGTCGGTCGAGGACACCTTCGACGTGGACCTGCACGACCGGGTGCGGATCCGCGGCGAGGTGCAGCGGCTCGCCGACCGGTGCGTGCAGCGGCTGCGGGGTTCGGGGCACTCGGGGCGCACGATCGTGCTCAAGGTGAGGCGGTACGACTTCTCCACGCTGACGCGGTCCGAGACGCTGCGCGGGCCCACGGACGATCCGGGGGTGGTGCGGGAGGCCGCGGCGCGGCTGCTGGAGGGCGTGGACACCACCGGCGGGGTGCGACTGCTGGGGGTGGGGGTGACCGGCCTGGCGGACTACACGCAGGAGGACCTGTTCGCGCAGTCGCTCGCCGCTGAGCCGGACGGGGACGCGGTGACGGCCGAGGGCGAGACAGAAGGGGTCCCTGAGGCGCCTGGGGCCCCTGAGGCCCCGCAGCCGCCCGGGGAGCCGGAGCCGTCCCCCGAGCGGCGCTGGACGGCCGGGAGCGACGTCCGGCACGCCGTGTACGGGCCCGGGTGGGTGCAGGGCAGCGGGGTCGGGCGGGTGACCGTACGGTTCGAGCGGCCCGGATCGGAGCCCGGCCGGGTGCGGACCTTCCGGCTGGACGACCCCGAGCTGGAGCCGTCCGACCCGCTGCCACTGGTGGGGGCCGGCGACCGGAGCGGTCCGCCCGAGGGCACCCCTTAG
- a CDS encoding PRC-barrel domain-containing protein: protein MQTDIDPRSLIGRKAFDRNGTKIGTIDEVYLDDATGVPEWAAVRTGLFSRDAFVPLEPSEMVGETLRVPFERALIRDAPDFGVGRHLSPEQELQLYHHYGLDTTLPSDFHHDFGHLAGDES from the coding sequence GTGCAGACCGACATCGATCCGCGCAGCCTGATCGGCCGCAAGGCGTTCGACCGCAACGGCACCAAGATCGGCACCATCGACGAGGTCTACCTCGACGATGCCACGGGCGTCCCGGAATGGGCCGCGGTCCGGACGGGGCTCTTCAGCCGCGATGCCTTCGTCCCGCTGGAGCCGAGCGAGATGGTGGGCGAAACCCTCCGGGTGCCCTTCGAACGCGCCCTCATCCGCGACGCCCCGGACTTCGGTGTCGGACGCCACCTCTCGCCCGAACAGGAGCTGCAGCTCTACCACCACTACGGCCTGGACACGACCCTGCCGTCGGACTTCCACCACGACTTCGGCCACCTGGCGGGCGATGAGAGCTAG
- a CDS encoding MerR family transcriptional regulator, giving the protein MRITGDGTTGGTPARSEAGPYPLHGGAVGSARRQPESTPVGPVSGDPEPEQIGYRGPTACAAAGITYRQLDYWARTGLVEPSVRAAYATGTQRLYSFRDVVVLKIVKRFLDTGVALQNIRTAVQHLQDRGIPDLERMTLMSDGATVYECTSPDQVVSLLQGGQGVFGIAVGVVWRDVESALSQLHGERVDTGETLVRHNPTDELAARRNRAV; this is encoded by the coding sequence GTGAGGATCACGGGCGACGGTACGACCGGGGGTACCCCCGCACGGAGCGAGGCTGGGCCGTACCCGCTGCACGGCGGTGCGGTCGGTTCCGCGCGCCGTCAGCCGGAGTCGACGCCGGTCGGGCCGGTGAGCGGTGACCCGGAGCCCGAGCAGATCGGATACCGCGGGCCGACGGCGTGCGCCGCGGCCGGCATCACCTACCGGCAGCTCGACTACTGGGCCCGGACCGGGTTGGTGGAGCCCAGCGTGCGGGCCGCCTACGCGACGGGGACGCAGCGGCTCTACAGCTTCCGCGACGTCGTGGTCCTCAAGATCGTCAAGCGCTTCCTGGACACCGGGGTGGCGCTGCAGAACATTCGTACGGCGGTCCAGCACCTGCAGGACCGCGGTATCCCGGACCTCGAACGGATGACGCTGATGAGCGATGGCGCCACCGTGTACGAGTGCACTTCGCCGGACCAGGTCGTGAGCCTGCTCCAGGGCGGGCAGGGCGTCTTCGGCATCGCCGTGGGCGTGGTGTGGCGCGACGTCGAGAGCGCGCTGTCGCAGCTGCACGGCGAGCGGGTGGACACCGGCGAGACGCTGGTGAGGCACAACCCGACGGACGAGCTGGCCGCCCGCCGCAACCGGGCCGTCTGA
- a CDS encoding bifunctional nuclease family protein, translated as MNELDVVGVRVEMPSNQPIVLLREVGGDRYLPIWIGPGEATAIAFAQQGMAPARPLTHDLFKDVLEAVGEELTEVRITDLREGVFYAELVFASGVEVSARPSDAIALALRTGTPIYGSDGVLDDAGIAIPDEQEDEVEKFREFLDQISPEDFGTGPQ; from the coding sequence GTGAACGAGCTCGACGTTGTGGGTGTCCGGGTGGAAATGCCCTCCAACCAACCGATCGTGCTCCTGCGTGAAGTGGGAGGCGATCGGTACCTCCCCATCTGGATCGGTCCAGGGGAGGCAACCGCCATTGCCTTCGCGCAGCAGGGGATGGCCCCTGCCCGACCGCTGACGCACGACCTGTTCAAGGACGTGCTCGAGGCGGTCGGCGAGGAGCTCACCGAGGTCCGCATCACGGATCTGCGGGAGGGCGTCTTCTACGCGGAGCTCGTCTTCGCCAGTGGGGTCGAGGTGAGTGCGCGGCCTTCCGACGCCATAGCCCTCGCCCTGCGGACAGGGACGCCGATCTACGGCAGTGACGGCGTGCTGGACGACGCCGGAATCGCCATTCCCGACGAGCAGGAGGACGAGGTGGAGAAGTTCCGCGAGTTCCTCGACCAGATCTCGCCGGAGGACTTCGGTACCGGCCCGCAGTGA
- a CDS encoding DUF881 domain-containing protein → MSTNESPEEPGAAGGPPQSPRPPQSPPPAPSPEPAQAPQGPGPSETPEKAPEQPGETGRQRLAAGLWPPRVSRAQLIVALLLFVLGLGLAIQVRSNSDSSALRGARQEDLVRILDELDGRTKRLEDEKQQLEDQRRELESSSNQAEEARKQTVEKERQLGILAGTVAAQGPGITLKITDPTGQVQSDQLLDTLQELRAAGAEAIQINGVRIVAGSYFSDENGGVAIDGTKITQPYEFKVIGKPQDLEPALNIPGGVVQTLEKEQATVAVTRSAKIVVDALRAAKQPDYARSSS, encoded by the coding sequence ATGAGTACGAACGAGAGTCCCGAGGAGCCGGGAGCCGCGGGCGGCCCCCCGCAGTCGCCCCGGCCTCCGCAGTCGCCCCCGCCAGCGCCGTCCCCGGAACCCGCGCAGGCCCCCCAGGGCCCGGGCCCCTCGGAGACCCCCGAGAAGGCGCCGGAACAGCCCGGGGAGACCGGCCGGCAGCGGCTCGCGGCCGGGCTGTGGCCGCCGCGGGTGAGCCGGGCCCAACTGATCGTGGCGCTGCTGCTGTTCGTCCTGGGGCTGGGTCTGGCGATCCAGGTCCGGTCCAACAGCGACTCCAGCGCGCTGCGCGGAGCCCGCCAGGAGGACCTCGTACGGATCCTCGACGAGCTCGACGGGCGGACCAAGCGCCTGGAGGACGAGAAGCAGCAGCTGGAGGACCAGCGCAGGGAGCTGGAGAGCAGCTCCAACCAGGCCGAGGAGGCCCGTAAGCAGACCGTGGAGAAGGAACGCCAACTCGGCATCCTGGCCGGTACGGTGGCAGCCCAGGGGCCGGGCATCACGCTGAAGATCACGGATCCCACGGGGCAGGTGCAGTCCGACCAGCTGCTGGACACGCTTCAGGAGCTGAGGGCGGCCGGAGCCGAGGCGATCCAGATCAACGGGGTGCGCATCGTCGCGGGCTCGTACTTCTCGGACGAGAACGGTGGGGTGGCCATCGACGGTACGAAGATCACACAGCCGTATGAGTTCAAGGTGATCGGCAAGCCCCAGGATCTGGAGCCCGCGCTGAACATCCCCGGCGGTGTCGTCCAGACGCTGGAGAAGGAGCAGGCCACCGTCGCCGTCACACGGTCGGCGAAGATCGTTGTGGATGCCTTGCGGGCTGCGAAGCAGCCTGACTACGCTCGGTCGTCATCGTGA
- a CDS encoding FHA domain-containing protein yields MSGGYGRCENVRVGRCLYSEFVLPHGRVCFGQGESPVKLFEKLFGKKNREEGGAARHRAGHGEVEGQGDRPLFRDEVAGPGEVSGAPGASAVDPAGTGRIGFGEPSTSSAGGGFAPDPYATNASAGQPRREEPSMSAEQICSRCGHRSDAASRFCSNCGAPLRAGLTPERASETTSTISISGLEAYEAEVSGQPHVSSSSLSPEAQAAVEALPPGSALLIVRRGPNSGSRFLLDGELTTAGRHPQSDIFLDDVTVSRRHVEFRRSQDGGFTVADVGSLNGTYVNREPIDSVALNNGDEVQIGKYRVVFYASLRGI; encoded by the coding sequence CTGTCTGGTGGTTACGGACGTTGTGAGAATGTCCGGGTCGGCAGGTGTCTGTATTCGGAGTTCGTCCTGCCCCACGGGCGGGTCTGTTTCGGTCAAGGGGAATCGCCCGTGAAGTTGTTTGAGAAGTTGTTCGGCAAGAAGAACCGCGAGGAAGGCGGCGCGGCACGGCACCGCGCCGGCCACGGGGAGGTGGAAGGGCAGGGCGACCGGCCGCTCTTCCGCGACGAGGTGGCCGGCCCGGGCGAGGTTTCGGGTGCCCCCGGCGCGTCGGCTGTTGACCCTGCTGGTACCGGACGCATAGGTTTCGGTGAACCATCAACCTCAAGTGCGGGTGGAGGGTTTGCCCCCGACCCGTATGCCACCAATGCATCCGCGGGGCAACCGCGGCGCGAGGAGCCGTCCATGTCGGCCGAGCAGATTTGCAGCAGGTGCGGACACCGCAGCGATGCGGCCAGTCGGTTCTGCTCCAACTGCGGTGCGCCGCTGCGGGCGGGCCTGACGCCGGAGCGTGCCTCGGAGACCACGTCCACCATTTCGATCTCGGGCCTCGAGGCCTACGAGGCCGAGGTGTCGGGACAACCGCACGTGTCGTCCTCCTCGCTGTCCCCCGAGGCCCAGGCCGCGGTGGAGGCGCTGCCGCCCGGTTCCGCTCTGCTCATCGTGCGCCGCGGTCCCAACTCCGGGAGCCGCTTCCTGCTGGACGGCGAGCTGACCACGGCCGGCCGCCACCCGCAGAGCGACATCTTCCTGGACGACGTCACCGTCTCCCGGCGCCATGTCGAGTTCCGCAGGAGCCAGGACGGCGGCTTCACCGTCGCCGACGTCGGCAGCCTCAACGGCACGTACGTGAACCGTGAGCCGATCGACTCCGTCGCCCTGAACAACGGCGACGAGGTGCAGATCGGCAAGTACCGGGTGGTCTTCTACGCAAGCCTGCGGGGCATCTGA
- the ftsR gene encoding transcriptional regulator FtsR translates to MLRTPTGGAPRNGAAGTAGPAGRLVSIGTVLTTLRDEFPEVTISKIRFLEAEGLVEPRRTPSGYRKFSTDDVERLARILRLQRDHYLPLKVIREQLDALARGEQIRIPAPTAHGESTDPAGPAAVYGEVGRERTTVARVGRAELLAAADVDEVQLIEWESYGLLAEGPEGGFDAGAVTVARLVADLGRFGLEPRHLRAMKAAADREAGLVEQVVAPLRRHRNPQTRAHAEATLKELAGLSVRLHEALVQTALGVRLP, encoded by the coding sequence ATGCTGCGTACCCCGACCGGCGGTGCCCCGAGAAACGGTGCCGCCGGCACCGCAGGCCCGGCGGGGCGGCTGGTGAGCATCGGCACGGTGCTCACCACGCTGCGTGACGAGTTCCCCGAAGTCACCATCTCGAAGATCCGGTTCCTGGAGGCGGAGGGGCTCGTCGAGCCCCGACGCACACCTTCGGGATACCGCAAGTTCAGCACCGACGACGTGGAGCGGCTCGCCCGCATCCTGCGTCTGCAGCGCGACCACTACCTCCCGCTGAAGGTGATCCGCGAGCAGCTCGACGCGCTCGCCCGCGGTGAGCAGATCCGTATCCCGGCGCCCACGGCGCACGGGGAGTCGACCGATCCCGCCGGACCGGCGGCCGTCTACGGCGAAGTGGGCCGGGAGCGGACCACCGTGGCCCGCGTGGGCCGGGCGGAGCTGCTCGCTGCGGCCGACGTGGACGAGGTCCAGCTGATCGAATGGGAGTCCTACGGGCTGCTCGCCGAGGGCCCGGAGGGCGGATTCGACGCCGGGGCCGTCACGGTGGCCCGGCTCGTGGCCGACCTGGGGCGATTCGGACTGGAGCCGAGGCACCTGCGCGCGATGAAGGCCGCCGCCGACCGCGAGGCGGGGCTGGTGGAGCAGGTCGTGGCACCGCTGCGCAGGCACCGCAACCCGCAGACCCGGGCTCATGCGGAGGCCACGCTGAAGGAGCTCGCGGGGCTCTCCGTACGGCTCCACGAGGCCCTCGTACAGACCGCTCTGGGGGTCCGGCTGCCCTGA
- the gcvP gene encoding aminomethyl-transferring glycine dehydrogenase: MTANRIPLSQLERGIPFEQRHIGPDAEAQAKMLAQVGYGSLDELTAAAVPDVIKTAEGLNLPDARTEAEVLAELRSLADRNQVLSPMIGLGYYGTFTPPVILRNVMENPAWYTAYTPYQPEISQGRLEALLNFQTVVADLTGLPTSGASLLDEGTAAAEAMTLARRVGKARGNIFLVDADALPQTIAVIETRAEPIGIEVVVADLSAGIPAEVAERGIYGVLVQYPGASGAVRDIKPVIDQAHELGAIVAVAADLLALTLLTSPGALGADIAVGTTQRFGVPMGFGGPHAGFMAVQDKHARSLPGRLVGVSVDADGNKAYRLALQTREQHIRREKATSNICTAQVLLAVMAGMYAVYHGPDGLRTIASRTHRYATLLAAGLTAGGVEIVHGSYFDTITARVPGRAAEVVAAAREGGVNLFQVDADLVSAACDETTLRADIEAVWAAFGVTADIEALDAATADTLPEGLLRSDAYLTHPVFHQHRSETAMLRYLRKLSDKDYALDRGMIPLGSCTMKLNATTEMEPVTWPEFGQLHPFAPVEQAEGYLTLITELEERLCEVTGYDKVSIQPNAGSQGELAGLLAVRAYHRANGDEQRTICLIPSSAHGTNAASAVMAGMKVVVVKTADDGEVDAADLRAKIEQHRDELAVLMITYPSTHGVFEEHVADICAQVHEAGGQVYVDGANLNALVGLAKPGHFGGDVSHLNLHKTFCIPHGGGGPGVGPVGVRAHLAPYLPNHPLQPTAGPETGVGPISAAPWGSAGILPISWSYVRLMGGEGLKRATQVAVLGANYIAKRLEPHYPVLYTGPGNLVAHECIIDLRPLSKSTGVSVDDIAKRLIDYGFHAPTMSFPVAGTLMIEPTESEDLAEIDRFCDAMIAIRGEIERVAGGEWPVDDNPLANSPHTAAALGGEWNHPYTRDEAVFPGGVTAAEKYWPPVRRIDGAFGDRNLVCSCPPLDEYDA, translated from the coding sequence ATGACCGCCAACCGCATTCCGCTCTCCCAGCTGGAGCGAGGCATCCCCTTCGAGCAGCGCCACATCGGCCCGGATGCCGAGGCGCAGGCGAAGATGCTCGCCCAGGTGGGCTACGGCTCCCTGGACGAACTGACCGCCGCCGCGGTGCCGGATGTGATCAAGACCGCCGAGGGCCTCAACCTGCCCGACGCGCGGACCGAGGCCGAGGTGCTGGCCGAGCTGCGCTCGCTCGCCGACCGCAACCAGGTCCTCTCCCCGATGATCGGCCTCGGCTACTACGGGACCTTCACGCCGCCGGTGATCCTGCGCAACGTCATGGAGAACCCGGCCTGGTACACGGCGTACACGCCGTACCAGCCGGAGATCTCCCAGGGCCGCCTCGAGGCGCTCCTGAACTTCCAGACGGTCGTCGCCGACCTGACCGGGCTGCCGACCTCCGGTGCCTCGCTGCTCGACGAGGGCACCGCGGCCGCCGAGGCCATGACGCTGGCCCGCCGCGTGGGCAAGGCCAGGGGCAACATCTTCCTGGTGGACGCCGACGCGCTGCCGCAGACCATCGCCGTCATCGAGACCCGCGCCGAGCCGATCGGCATCGAGGTCGTCGTCGCCGACCTGTCCGCCGGTATCCCGGCCGAGGTCGCCGAGCGCGGCATCTACGGCGTCCTGGTCCAGTACCCGGGTGCCTCCGGTGCCGTGCGGGACATCAAGCCGGTCATCGACCAGGCGCACGAGCTCGGCGCGATCGTCGCCGTCGCCGCGGACCTGCTCGCGCTGACCCTGCTGACCTCCCCGGGCGCGCTGGGCGCGGACATCGCCGTCGGCACCACCCAGCGCTTCGGTGTCCCCATGGGCTTCGGCGGACCGCACGCCGGCTTCATGGCCGTCCAGGACAAGCACGCCCGCTCGCTCCCCGGCCGCCTCGTCGGCGTCTCCGTGGACGCGGACGGCAACAAGGCCTACCGCCTGGCGCTGCAGACCCGTGAGCAGCACATCCGCCGCGAGAAGGCCACCAGCAACATCTGTACCGCGCAGGTGCTGCTCGCCGTCATGGCCGGCATGTACGCCGTCTACCACGGCCCGGACGGCCTGCGGACGATCGCGAGCCGCACCCACCGCTACGCCACCCTGCTCGCCGCCGGTCTGACGGCCGGCGGGGTCGAGATCGTGCACGGCTCCTACTTCGACACGATCACCGCCCGCGTCCCGGGCCGTGCGGCCGAGGTCGTCGCCGCCGCCCGCGAGGGCGGGGTCAACCTCTTCCAGGTGGACGCCGACCTCGTCTCCGCCGCCTGTGACGAGACCACCCTGCGCGCCGACATCGAGGCCGTCTGGGCCGCCTTCGGCGTCACCGCGGACATCGAGGCGCTCGACGCGGCCACGGCCGACACCCTGCCCGAGGGCCTGCTGCGCTCGGACGCGTACCTGACGCACCCGGTCTTCCACCAGCACCGCTCCGAGACCGCGATGCTGCGCTACCTGCGCAAGCTCTCGGACAAGGACTACGCGCTGGACCGCGGCATGATCCCGCTGGGCTCCTGCACCATGAAGCTCAACGCGACGACCGAGATGGAGCCGGTGACCTGGCCCGAGTTCGGCCAGCTGCACCCCTTCGCCCCGGTGGAGCAGGCCGAGGGATACCTCACGCTCATCACCGAGCTGGAGGAACGTCTCTGCGAGGTGACCGGCTACGACAAGGTCTCCATCCAGCCGAACGCCGGTTCCCAGGGTGAGCTCGCCGGCCTGCTGGCCGTCCGCGCCTACCACCGCGCGAACGGCGACGAGCAGCGCACCATCTGCCTGATCCCGTCCTCCGCGCACGGCACCAACGCCGCCAGCGCCGTGATGGCCGGGATGAAGGTCGTCGTCGTCAAGACCGCCGACGACGGCGAGGTGGACGCGGCCGACCTGCGCGCCAAGATCGAGCAGCACCGCGACGAGCTCGCCGTGCTGATGATCACGTACCCCTCGACTCACGGTGTGTTCGAGGAGCACGTCGCCGACATCTGCGCCCAGGTGCACGAGGCCGGCGGCCAGGTCTACGTCGACGGCGCCAACCTGAACGCCCTGGTCGGCCTCGCCAAGCCGGGTCACTTCGGCGGCGACGTCTCGCACCTGAACCTGCACAAGACCTTCTGCATCCCGCACGGCGGCGGCGGTCCGGGCGTCGGCCCGGTCGGTGTCCGGGCGCACCTGGCCCCGTACCTGCCGAACCACCCGCTCCAGCCCACCGCGGGCCCGGAGACGGGCGTCGGGCCGATCTCGGCCGCCCCGTGGGGCTCGGCGGGCATCCTGCCGATCTCTTGGTCGTACGTGCGTCTCATGGGCGGCGAGGGCCTCAAGCGCGCCACCCAGGTCGCGGTGCTCGGCGCCAACTACATCGCCAAGCGCCTCGAGCCGCACTACCCGGTGCTCTACACCGGCCCGGGCAACCTGGTCGCGCACGAGTGCATCATCGACCTGCGTCCGCTGTCGAAGTCCACGGGCGTGAGCGTGGACGACATCGCCAAGCGTCTGATCGACTACGGCTTCCACGCGCCGACCATGTCCTTCCCGGTCGCCGGAACGCTGATGATCGAGCCGACGGAGTCCGAGGACCTCGCCGAGATCGACCGCTTCTGCGACGCGATGATCGCCATCCGCGGCGAGATCGAGCGGGTCGCGGGCGGCGAGTGGCCGGTGGACGACAACCCGCTGGCCAACTCCCCG